From the Lemur catta isolate mLemCat1 chromosome 1, mLemCat1.pri, whole genome shotgun sequence genome, the window GTATTTTATTGAGCCCAATATATCCCaagtattatcatttcaatatgcaATCAATATAGAAATGTGTGaagaggtggctcacacctgtaatcctagcactctgggaggccgaggcaggaggatggcttgaggccaggagctagacaccagcctgagcaagagcgacaccccatcttcactaaaagaaaagaaaaaaaaaaagcgtgaAGGAGATATTTTACATAAGTTTTCTTTCCAAACTAAGTCTTCAAAGTGCAGTGTGATTTGCATGCTGACAGCACTTTCTGTTCAAAGGTTGGCGGTGGCAAGTGGTCACCTTGCTGGACTGCCCACTTCTAAACTGTAATATCCTGTGTAGCTTTCAGAAGCTCTGCTGTATAAAGTTCTTAGTGAAATTTCAGGGAACTCAGTAAATCCGAAGCACTTTGTAGACTCTGCTGGGCTCTGACCGTTGCTCTCTCCTGCGCCTCCCAGCGCCCAGCCCGGGGCCTGCCCAGCTGCCCACGGACTTGTGGACGGGCAGTGTGGTGCTGGCCCTGCTGCTCCTGTCCTTCATTGCCTACCGCCTGCGGAAACACTGCCGCTGCCCGGACTCTGGCTGAGGACAACGGCCACCTGCCAGCTTCTCCGCGGCTCCCCCTCCCAGAGTCAACCTGGGCCGGATGATGGGAGACCCACCGGACAGAGCAGCCCCTCCTGAGCAGCCAGCCTTTCCCTCCACCCAGTTGAGACCAGAGAATGTTTGGGGCCTGACCATGGGTGCCCGGCACGCTCAGGCGCTCCAGCTGGTTGTGTCCCCAGTGGGGCTCCTGGGGAGCCCACTCCCCCAACTGTCCAGGCATGAAAAATAAAGGGCGTTTGGTCTGACCTTTGGTGACTCCTGTCGTGGTCCACAGATGCAGGACCCCTCTGCACAGCTCTCACCTGCACAAGGTGACTCCCGGGAGGGGCAGGGATGTACACGCCCAGCCTCAGCCCCATCTAGCCGGCGGAGCGAGCTCTGCCTGGGGTGGGAAAGTGCCAGGGCCTTGTGCATTTCCCTGGGTCAGGAGCTTAACAGATAACCAGGAGTCCAGCAAGGAAGTGGGAGGAGTATTTGGCGGGGATAGCCTGGGCAAAGCGGCAGAGGCGGCTCATCAAGGGACTGCAGGTCTTCCGGGGTGGCCGGGGCTAGAGGGCGGCTGGCAAGGAGGTCAGTGACGAAGAGCTGTAGATGTCAGCCCGGACAGGAGGGACGGCGGCCAGAGGTACTGGGGAGCTACGAGAGACTTTAGAGCTGCAGAGCACGCGGCGTTAGAAAGAGCCCTCTGGCGGTCGGGACGGGTAACAGCCCGGGACGGAGCCTCGCGAGCACGTATCGGCTGCCAAGCTGGGTGGAGTCTGCGGGGGCCCAGCTCGACCTCCAGCGCAGCTGGAGCGCAGATGAACACCTGGGTCCGTGGGCGGAGCTCCGTCCATGCTCGCGCACGCTCAGTCGGCCTTCTCCGGTAACCAGGGAGAGTGGTTGCTAGGAGACCATGAGAGCTAAGGCATCGCCTACTACCAAGATGGCAAGCAACCGGGCTTCAGGCCAGAAACCGAGACCTTCCTAGGTAGCCATTTTAAAGTCTGGCAAAATTCACATTCCGGGCTGAAGCCAGGAGGGCCAACCAGTaaatataaagaaggaaaagaagacagaaagccACTAAGGGGCTAGGCGAAAAGGGTAACGTGCTCCTGTCATTTCCTAGAGTCTCCCAGAGGGAATCAGGGCTGCCCATGCCCTTAACAAAAAGGACCGCCCCAGGGCGCCAGCGTTCGGTGGGATATGGCGGTACTTCCGGTCCCGCTGCCCTCAGCGAAGATGGCGGCAGTAGAGAAGCGGCGGCCGGCGGTGGTCCCGGCGGCCAATTTCGCCGACAGCGGCCGGCCGTCGGTgtcccgggcggcggcggcggccgagaGCGAGGAGGACTTCTTGCGGCAGGTCGGCGTGACGGAGATGCTGCGCGCAGCCCTGCTGAAGGTGCTGGAGGCGCGGCCCGAGGAGCCGATCGCCTTCCTGGCGCACTACTTCGAGAACATGGGCCTCCGCTCGCCCGCGAACGGCGGCGCCGGGGAGCCCCCGGGCCAGCTCCTGCTGCAGCAGCAGCGCCTGGGCCGCGCGCTCTGGCACCTGCGCCTGGCCCACCACTCCCAGAGGTGCGCGTCGGGCCGCCggttgcgggggtgggggggtggactGCAACTCCCGGCGTGCCCCGCGCAGCTGCCCACCCACAGCGCCGGCGCAGGGCGCGGAGCCTGCTGGGAGTTGTAGTCCGCGGCGCCCTGGCTGGGCCAGGTGAGCTCCGGGTCCCCGCTGCAGTCGGGCGGGGGCGGTTTCTGCCGGCTGGGCCTTTTGTGATGCCTTTGGCCGGTGCTGGGTTCCCGCCGGCAGCCCGGGATTTTGAAAATCGTGGAGTGCGGGATGAGCGAGCCCTGCGAGTGGGCCGGGACGAGGATGTTCACCTGACCGCAGGCGGAGACGGGCGGGGACGGTGCCAGCTGCCTGTGTTTCTGGCGGGGACAACTCTGAGTGCGGAAGGTGGCCGAGAAGCAGGTGGGGGTGAGGAGCGGGTGGGGATGACCGTCGGCGGCAAGGTGGGTTGGGCAGAAGCCGTCTGACCTGCAGCCCCAACCCGAGGTGGTGCCTGGGTGTGGGCTGGTGTCGTTGGCGGGGGCGCTCCCCAGAAGCAAAGCCTGAGGGAGGCATTTGCGTGGGAGTGATTTTTACAAGGGGGTTCACCCAGGAGAACCCGCAAGGGTGTGGGAGGAGCAGGGCCGGGAAGGACGCCAAGCAAAGGTGGGGAGCTGAGGCCATCCAGGGGGCTGTAAACACCAGGGCAGCCCTCCCTGGAGAGTCCCAGAGAAGCTGGGGACCAGAGGGAGaaagggtgggagggcagggcttCAGAGCAGAACACCAGCATCTCCACCTCAGGGGCTGGCCGGATGGGGGTCCACCCCGAGATGGGGGTCCACCCCGAGATGGGGATCTGGGTGAGGAGTAGGCTGACTGGCAGGAGGCGGAGACTGGGTGGCTCTGAAGGCCCAGGAtgagctgggcctgggctgcAAGGGAGTGTGCAAGGACAAGCCCAGAGGGTCAGTGCAGCCCATTACGGAGACGGGAGGCCACTGGTTTGGGGAAGTCACAAGAGTGGCTTGGAAAGGCTTGGGGATCATTTTGTCAGGGGGCCAGGAGAAACCTCACAGCAGGAGGGTGGACGGAAGGGTCAGCAACTGAGACGGGACTGGGACAGGAGATTGTAAACTGAGAGGCATCACGAAGGCTTTAGGAAGGAAGAGACAGGCTCAGGACCATGCTCTGAGGGGCCTCAGCCTTGGAGGGCCACAAAAAAGGACAGGAAGGCAAGACCAGAGATGAAGGGAGGAAGCAGGTGAAAGCGGCATCCTGGGACAGCCAGAAGAGACTCTGCCAAGGAGGAAAAGGGGTCAGTGGCAGGGCCAACATGTGTGGTTGTTCAAGTCAAGCACTGCACAAGCCACTCACCCCATAGACATCGCAGATGAGGATGTTTATATTAATTTCCCAGGGCTGTGGTAACAAATTATGACAAATTTGGTGGCTccaggggaggatccttcctaCCTCTCCCAGCTTCGGGGGGCTGCTGGCAAtctggcttgtggctgcatcgcTCTGATGTGCCTCCGTCATCACATGGCCTGCTCtgtgtccctctgtcctctcttacaaggacaccagccACTGGATCAGGGCTCGCCCCACTCCAGTGTGACTTCGTCTTAACTagtgacatctgcaaagaccctatttccaaataaagtcccactctgaggttctgggtggacataaATTTGGGAGAACTCGTCATGTCAGGACAGGCCATTggggctgttggctggaggcagTTCACAACAGCCGGGGAAGTCGGAGGAGTAGCAGGGCTAGCGGCGGTGCTGGCGGCAGACACGTCTGGGCCCCTGGGCTCATGGGTCTCCCCAGAGACGAAGCCAGGGGTGAACTCAGAAGACAGCCTCACCAGGCCTCAGCAGCATCTGGTTTTGTGCTCACGGGAGCCAGGCCAGCTCTTGTCCTCCCAGCGGGCAATCAGGAGCCCCTCACCGTCACCTGGCAGGCCAGGAGCAGAAGCCGAGAGCCAGGCAGCTTCACCGCCACTCTGCTGGGCATGTGCCCCCTGGTGCTGAGGGGTTGACTGAGGCTGCTCTTGGTCATCAGATTTGGGGAGAAGTTGCCCCAGATCCTCTCTGCCCGTGTGTCTGAGAAATGGAAAGTAATAGCCACATCCCTGTCAGCCTCTAAGGCCACCCCCCCCCAGCACAAACACAGATCTAAAGTGACATGCTGAAGGCCAGACAGCACCAAGGCACAGCCGGAGTCAGGCCCAAGAAGTGCAGTCCCCAAGGCCTCCTCCTGAGCCACCAAGTCGCTCTTGTAGCACCGATAGCTGCACTGTCCCTGTGCACACAGCACCAGCAGGCCTAGGCCAAGGTCCTCAGCCTCAGTCGCTCTCTGGGGCGGCGTCCTGGGCACTGCAGAGGGCTGAgcatccctgcccccactccaTGCCCAGGGCACCCCCCAGCCCAGCAGTGACAACCACAGGTGTCCCCAGACATCACCCAGGGTGTCCTGGGGGCAATATCATCGCCCCTTGAGAACTGCTAGTCAGGTTAAAGGTTAAAAGCACGTCTCCCATGTCTTGTTCTGGAGACTTtccataaacataatttttttttccttaacaaatgCTCACATGCTTCACAGACTGCTCTGTGTAGGCACTGACCCAGACGGAGCCCTCCCGAGTGCAGACAGGGGACCCAAGGCCCAGAGACCAGGGTCACATGGCAGAGCTGAGTTCAGGCCCAGGCTTGCGTGAGCCCAGAGCTCGCTGCCTTCCCCCGAGCACTCAGAGTGGAGCCCCCAGGCACAGATACTAGCAGCTTAGAAGTTACGTCTTCCAAAGTCCCTCTTCACGGGTCTGACCTCCCTGGCTATAATCAGCCCATGGGGCCAGGAGCAAATGACAAACAGCATTTGTACAGCTGGCTGACCCCAGCCCTGGTTACGGCGTGCAGTGCGCACAGGCACTGTCGTGGGCACCTGGCACAAACTCCGATCTTCCGTCCTCACGAGAATCCCAAGGTGCAGAGATCAGGACCCTCACCCCTGGGTGTGAAAgctgggctcagagaggcagTGACTTGCCTGGAACTCAGCGAGGagacaggaaagggaaagagggatgGTCGAAGGCAGGTCTGGGCCGGGTGCAGAGCCCTGCACACCCAGGTGCCGCCTGCAGAGCGAGTGAGTCAGTGCCCGGTCCTGGCAGGGAGGCCCAGGGCGCAGAGTTAGGTGAATCTTGGCCACACACAAATCAGTGAGGAGGGGCCACGTCACACCACAGTGACAGCCCCAAAGCCCCGGTGGCTGTATCACAGCCAAGGTTCTCTTCTTGCTCACACCACAGGGTCAGTGAGGGGCTCCGCTCCTGCTGTCCTGACTTGGGCTTACACAGCCTTGGCAACGAGGAATAATTCAATGGCTCTAGAAATTCCCACTGGGTGTGGACCACACTTCGCTGGCACTCACATTTCCATGGCAAAGGAAGTCCCATGGCTCAGCCCAACTTCTAAGGGGTGGAGAAGTTTGTGGGAAGACTTGGTGGGCAGTGCCATGGGTACCAGCCTTCAAGATACCCCCGGGAGCCTCACCTCCTAGGGTTCAGTCCCCGCCACGTTGAAGCCACCTGCCACAGCAGGACATCGTGGGCCTTGCTCGGGGCAGCCAGCCACATGGCCTAAGGAAGCCCGAGGGGATGGCCATGAGTGAGGAACTGAAGCTCCTGCCAAGAGTGGCCCCAGCTCAGCCTGCGTGTGAGTGAGCCACCCCAGAAGTCAGACTTCGGGGGACAGTAGCCACAGCTGATGTCCTGACTGCAGCCATATGAGAGGGACCCAGAAGCCGTGTGACAGGACATGTCTGTTGTGGTTTTCAGGGCGCTAGGTTTGGGGGTGTAATCGCAGCAATAAATCAGTGACTCAAGGCAGACATCCTGAAACATCCTTTTCCTGGCGGCATGGGTTAACAGTCCCAGCCCCTGAGAGGGTTGTGGAGAGGCGTCAGTGGGCTGCCTCGGGCAACCGCACTGGCGTCCACAAGTGCCCAGCACTGCATGAGGGCCGTGCGTGGGGCCTTTAATACTCGGGAAGAAAAAGGAGCCTGTAGCCAGCTGGTCCCGGAACTGAGTCCTGGCTGGGAGGGAGAtacccaggcccctgccctgggctgcagcAATGGTGACCTGAGTGGCAGTGTCCACCCAGCACCCACCTGGGTGGGCCGTGGAAGGTGGCACCTCGGTGTGAACCTGCCCTCCTCACCGTGGAGCTGGGCGCCTGGAAAGGATGAGTGCCCGCCTAGGGGTCGACCACTTCCTCACTGAGACCCATGGCCAGACCACAGcctgccctgagcctcagtttccctgtatGTCATAGTGGAAATGACAGCAGGGCACTAGCACCGGACACTGTACAGTTAATGCGATGAGGGGAGTGAAGTAGCCCCCCACTAACCGCTGTGCTCCCTGCCACCCTCATGCCCTCCACAGGATGCCCACAGCACAGGTGTGGCACGCAGTAGCACCTCAGGGAGGCTCAGGTGCCCACCTTGGAGCTGGCAGCCGGGCTGATGGGCTTTTCAGTGGAGGGCTAGAAAGTAAACGTTTTCAGCTCAGTGGGTAATCTCCCTCGTGACCATGTGACTCTGCTGTCGTAGCGTGAAGCAGCCACAGGTGACACGTCAGTGAGCTGGCGTGgctgttccaataaaattttatttacaaaagcaggcagtGGCCGGATCTGACCCCCGGACTCCTGCCTGTGggatgtggggagagagaaaCTGACCTATGATAAATGCTGAGCAGCCACTCCACATGTGCAGCATGGTTGCTGCAGGGGGCAGACACCCCAAACAGACGCCTGGTGGCGGATTCAGCAGGGGCTGATtgggcacccactgtgtgccGGGCAGGGTTCTAGACAGGAGGGCTGTGACAGTGACTGACAGATTAGTGCCCGGCCCTCATGGGGCTGACGATGCTAAGATTTAGCAAGTCAGATGGTGAGAACTGCTaggaagaaaaaggcagaaggccaggggcgtggtggctcacgcctgtgatcccagcactttaggaggctgaggcaggaggatcacttgaggtcaggagctgaagtctgcagtgagctgtgataccactgcactccagcctgggcgacggagcaagaccctgtctcaagaaaaaagaaaagaaaaggagggaaggggatTGGGGAAGGCAGCGAGCAGGGCAAGGGTTGGGAGGCTGGAGcgaagggcaggaggaggagggggtgggaggaggagggatgctGGCCCTGCAGCTGCCCAACACCCCCTCCCCTGCAGGACTGCCTTCAACAACAACGTTGGTGTGGCCTATGAGTGCCTGAGCGCCAGCGGGCGCAAGAAGAAGCCAGGGCTGGACGGGCGCACCTACAGCGAGCTGCTCAAGCGCATCTGCAGGGACGGCGAGGCCCCAGAGGAGGTTGTGGCACCCCTGCTGCGCAAGATCCAGTGCCGCGACCACGAGGCCGTGCCACTGGACGTGTTTCGAGCTGGCATGCTCACCTGCTTCGTGCTGCTGGAGTTTGTGGCGCGGGCCAGCGCCCTTTTCCAGCTGCTGGAGGGCCCAGCTGTGGCTGTGGCCGACCGCCGCGTGGGCCAGGCTGTGCTGGACACCCTGGAGGGCGCCCTGCAGGCCAGCGACAACAGCGCTGCGCCCGCCTGCTACCTGGAGGCCGGCTCACGCCTGGGGCCAGACAGCCTGGCACTGGCCATGGACCGTGCCATGTCGGGGCGGCGGCCCAGCTCCCCCATGACCCGCGAGGAGTTCCTGGAGAAGGCGGCTGCCCTCTTCATCGCCAAGGTCAAGCCGGTGGGCTAagccctgcctgggcccagcTAGGCCCCTCCTGGGCAGAATATGGATTCGGGACCAGGGCTGGGGCGTCCCTGCAGGCAGGGGGTGCAGCGCCTCCCCCTCACCCAGATCAGGATGTGGGCCAATacccagccctggggaggaggcCGGGCTCCCAGGAACAGAAGCTCCCTCCCCACACAactgcctgcctccccagcccctccacccacGCAGGGCCCCTGCCCAGCAGTAACAAAATCCATTGCAGAGGCTGACCCTGGCGTGTGTGCACGtgctcccacctcccagccccatcCTTGATGGCAGAGGACACCCCTCCACAGCAGCTGGAGGAGGCGCCAGGGTGCCCCAGCAAGGTCCTGCTGGGGGGCAAGGGCTGAGTGGCACCACCGGCTCCTCTGCAATACAGGACCTTGTCCCTCCAGGGACAGGACCCTTCCCAAGggtccttcctgggcctcagtttccccagctgtcaAACAAAGAGGTCAGCTTGACAGATGACAGCAACATTGATGACAGTAACAGCTCAGACACCTTCGGGCAACCACAGCATCTTGCCCGACTCTCACCACAGCCCCGTGGGGAAGGTAAATTGCTGCCTGCACTTGGCAGACTGGTGGAGGGTCACACCCCACCAGTGGCTGGGCAGGGATTTGAGCCTGGGGTCCAGAACACACACCCATGCTGCCTGCTGCTGGGCCCATTGGGACCCCCGTGACCCGTGGGAGCCCCCTGAGCCTCCACCAGGCACCCTGGGTGCACCCCCACCCAGTGGGACCACTTGGACAGAGAATTCTGTAGGGAGCAAGAAGGGCCAGTCCGGAATCGGATTCCCAGCTCGGAACAGTTCCTGGCAGATGACGTCACACTCTGCCTCAGTCTGCCCCTCTGTTACATGGGCTCATGACTGCCCCTATTCTGACTGAGGGAGACCCCAGGGAACACAACCTTTACAGTTTCCACAAGCTGCACAATGGCAGGGACCCCCCCCCAATATTCCTGTTCCCAGCACCAAGAAAAGGGAGGCAAAGTGTGGGCAGTCGATGAACCAATGCACGACTGGATCCTGGAGGATCTCGTTTCCCAAAAATAGCCATGATGATATTTCCATTACTGCTCTTCCACAGTCCAGAGGTAGAACTCGTTTCTCATCCTCTCGGCCGCCAGCGGCTTTGCCTGGCTTTGCCTCGGGACTCGTGTGCCGAGGAAGCCCCTGCACGGGCGCGTGTGCCAACCGGCAGCTCCTGCTTTGCAGATTagtgagctaaataaatgttgTCGTAACTTACTAAGTTTCAGAGTGCTTTGTCACACAGCACTAGGTGAGTATGAGCAAAGAGCACCCACTCCCTAAGTGTCACCTGTTAGGACTGACATACTGAGCGCCTGCACACGGAAGAGCTGGGAACAACGTGGCCGatgtccctgccctcctggaaccACAGGCAGGCCGACTACAGTCAGCTCTCAGTACTGAACTGTTCTAGACACCAGGACAGGGACGCAGggcccaggaggctccatccacCTCCTGGGGCAGACGGCAGACAAGAGTGGCTGGCCAGGGGATACACAAGTTGGTCCCACCCTGGTGCAGCTTCCCTGCACCACCTGTGGCACCTGGCCTCGGGGCCAGAAGTCCCCATTTGTGGTGATCCTGGCTTGGCCCTTGCCAGCACAACCGCAGGAAGCTGACCTGacctccctggcctggcccggCCTGACTGCAGCATTGAGCCCTGCAACCTGCTCTGGCAACACCATGTTCCCAGCCCCCCGAGGCCCCCTGGGAAGattcctctctcttcccagctTCTCTGGTGGAAGTTGCCCTCCAGGCTCTGTCTaggggcccctcctcccctcactcaGAGCTCACCAGCCTGTGGCCAAGAACTCTCAGATTCACGTCTAGGGCCGAGCGCTGATCTCCTTGAGAGCCTCCCCCCCGCAACCTCCTAGCTGTCTCCATGGGGAATCCCAGGCCCTCCCGGACCCTGGGGCTCCTCTGGAGTTTCTGGTCTCCATGGAAAACCCTGCCCGAGcccaccacacacatcacacatccCACATCGTaacttcctcccacctgcccgggCCCTGGAGGGTCCAGCCGGCACGCTAACCCTCCTGGACCATCATCACCCCCCTGGCCAGTTGGACATTCCGGGCCCCCAGCCTCAGTGGTGGGGACCCCAGCCACCCCGGGGCTCTTTCTGGGAACACAGTGCTGGGGCTGAGCTGGGAATACCTGGGCCTTGTCCCCACGAGGCCTGGGAGCAAGTTGGCACATGGGAAAATGGAGCTGAGAGACCACCCCCAGCCTGTTTGTGCCTCTGTCCCCCACCTGGtgtccagccacaccagcctccaGCAAGTCCAGCTCGTCCCTGCCACGTGGCCTTTGCACATACCGTTCCCTCTCCCCGTGACACTTCCCACAGACCCACACAGACCACTTCCGCACTCCatcaggtctctgctcagatgtcacctcctgaGAGATGCCTTCCTGACTCCTACCCAAAATACCCTCCCTCCTGCACCCTCCCTACTGCTAACCCCTGGAATACTTCATTTTCCTTCACAGAAATTACTTGTTTCTGGCCTGTGTTCTGAGGACAGGGACTTGTTTATTCACTGCTGCATGCCCAGACCTAAATTGGCACGTggaaggccaggaagggagggagggaggaatttTCCAGAGGGATCTGAAACTCATTGAGGTGTGTTCAATCCCTATCGCTGCTGTAACTAATGCCACAAacttattatctcacagtctGGAAGGCAGAAGTCCTGAAATCAGGGTGTGGCAGGGCTGGTCCCTCCTGGGGGCTCTAGAGGAGAACCCGTCTCCCACCTTTCCCAGTGTCAAGCAGCCCCCCAGCGTCCCTCAGCTCGGGGCCCTTCCTCCCCTTTCAGAGCCAGCAGCACAGCGTCTTtcagtctctctgcctctgacCCTCCTGTCCCCTCGTGGAAGGACCCTGTGCTGACACTGCCCCCGCCCCCAAAGTCCTTAATCCCATcggcaaagtcctttttgccatgcAATAACAATCACAGCTTTTGGGGATCAGGGCGTAGTCATCCTTGGGGCGTTATTCTCTCTTCCATGGCAAGTAATG encodes:
- the TPGS1 gene encoding tubulin polyglutamylase complex subunit 1 — its product is MAVLPVPLPSAKMAAVEKRRPAVVPAANFADSGRPSVSRAAAAAESEEDFLRQVGVTEMLRAALLKVLEARPEEPIAFLAHYFENMGLRSPANGGAGEPPGQLLLQQQRLGRALWHLRLAHHSQRTAFNNNVGVAYECLSASGRKKKPGLDGRTYSELLKRICRDGEAPEEVVAPLLRKIQCRDHEAVPLDVFRAGMLTCFVLLEFVARASALFQLLEGPAVAVADRRVGQAVLDTLEGALQASDNSAAPACYLEAGSRLGPDSLALAMDRAMSGRRPSSPMTREEFLEKAAALFIAKVKPVG